Genomic DNA from Quadrisphaera sp. DSM 44207:
CACCCACCTCGTCCACGCGCCGCGGCTGCGCGGCCCGGGGGTCAGCGCTCCCGGTCGTAGACCGTCGCGACGGCCCCGGTGTCGGAGACGGCGCTGCTGACCAGGCTCCAGCGCGAGCGGGGCAGGCCGTCGTCGAAGAGGCGCTCGCCGCTGCCGAGCACCTCGGGGCACCAGAGGACCGCGAGCCGGTCCAGGGCGTCGACGGCCAGCAGGCCGCGCACGAGGGCGCCCCCCAGGACCAGGACGTCCCCGCCGCGCTGGCGGCGCAGCTGGTTGGTGACCTGGGTCGGGGAGACCCCCAGCACCCAGGCGTTGCGCCATCCCGGCTCGGTCAGCGAGGGCGAGACGACGATCTTCTCCACCTCGTCCAGCCAGCGGGCGAAGGCGCGGTCGCGCAGGTCGGCGGCGGCAGCGGCGGAGCCGTCCGCGGAGTCCTCGGCCAGCGGCTGCCACGCCTCGCGCAGGCCCTCGTAGTCCTCACCACCCACCAGCACGGTCGTCGCCGACCCGGACAGCTGCTCCCGGAGCTCCCGCGCCGCGTCGCTGAGCACGTGCGGCACCGCCCAGTCCGCGTCCAGGTCACCACCAGGACCGGGCGTCCGCCCGTCCAGCGCCACGCAGACGCTGCCGACCACGGTCCTGCCCGTCCTGACCTCCGCCACGCCGCTCATCATGGGTGGCCCGCCCCTGGTGCCGCGACACGGCGCCCGCGCAGGAGGCGGCGTGGGTGCGGTCGTCCAGGTACGCGACCGGACCTGAAGGCCCCAGGGCGTGAGAGGGAACTGGAGGCGGACGCCCGTCCACCCCTCAGTCCTCTGCTCAGGCCGCGCGCTCGAGCAGCGCCCGCCCGAGGTCGCGCCCGGAGCGCCACGCCTGCTCCACGCGCGGCC
This window encodes:
- a CDS encoding dihydrofolate reductase family protein, with protein sequence MAEVRTGRTVVGSVCVALDGRTPGPGGDLDADWAVPHVLSDAARELREQLSGSATTVLVGGEDYEGLREAWQPLAEDSADGSAAAAADLRDRAFARWLDEVEKIVVSPSLTEPGWRNAWVLGVSPTQVTNQLRRQRGGDVLVLGGALVRGLLAVDALDRLAVLWCPEVLGSGERLFDDGLPRSRWSLVSSAVSDTGAVATVYDRER